In Setaria italica strain Yugu1 chromosome I, Setaria_italica_v2.0, whole genome shotgun sequence, the genomic window TAGGATGgcggctgctggctgctggtaGACTCGTGCTGTCGTGCAGATGAATTAACCAAACTCGATTAGCTTAGCTCAGACAAGACAAGCACAAGAGCACGCGGCAGGGTTCTCGGGAGCACCCAAACACAGGTTAAATTACTCCAAAGCGACCAGCCAACCCCCCCGGATTAAGCTAAAGCCGCCCCCACCCAACCCGTGTCACCTTTTCAAATCCCCACCTCCAAACCATTGGCGCCTCCGATCCCCCTCGCCTCACCATGACGGCACGACACGACACCTCTTCAAAATCATACCCAGTTGCCCTCCTCCATTTTCACTGCCGCCTGTGCTTTGCAGACACACCGCACAGCCATTGAGTAGCCTACATTTTCTTGCGGGATGCCACCGCTCGACCTCGACACCCTCGTCTCGTGCGATGGCGTAGGCGGCGGTGACGCCGAGTTGAAGGCCGCGTGTGGTTGCGACGCCGCGCTGTCTGACGGCTCCGGCACCGAAAAGCGCGACGATGACGACCCGTACGCCCCCGCGCAGTCCCTCCGGCTGAGGATCGGGGAGGACATCGAGTGGAGCGACGTAGTCGGCGCCGCAGCGGTGCTGGAGCGGGACGACTCCACCAAGGGCGCCGGCGCCAACCCCAAGTGCGCCGCGCGCAGGagcgtggcggccgccgccgccgcgaggggCTCGCTGCCGCCCGCCCCGGCGCCGAGGGCGGTGGCCGTGGTCATTGGCGGGCTGCCGGGCAAGGTCGCGCGGGAGcacggcgggcgggggcgcTCCCCGCGCCGGCTCGGCGGCCGCGCAAGGAGGGTGTTcgcggccggggaggcggccgCGGACCGGCTGGCGGAGCCCGGGTCGCCCGAGGTATCCTGCCTCGGGGGCGTCCGGTCGCAGCCGCGTGCCGCGGCTGAGGGGTTCAGCAGTGGCCGCCGGTGGTGGGCGTGGCTGGTGGCCGACGTCGCGTCCTGCTGCTGGAACGACCGGCGCGAGAGGAGGCGGCCGAGGGGGAGCGAAGCCGACTAGCGACGGTACGGCagtggccggtggcggcgtcacCACCTGTGCTGGCCGCGCGGACGTGGCATCGGGGCATCGGATCACCAGATCGATTTGGTGGAGTAGGTCGGGCCTGTCACGTAGTGTCGGCCACATGCAAATTTTCGTCTTCTTCTAGTTAGCTCTGgattgtttgtggctctctctctctgctctgTTCATGGTCGGCCCGGCCGGAGTAGCTCGTGCCTTTCCTGTACATGGGACCTTCACCAGGTGTTCAATTTGAATTTAAACTTTGTCATGGCCCTCTGCCTCGCTGCGTGTCCACTGTCAAAGCCGGAGGCACCTTGTTTTTTTGGATCCAGATTGCTGAGTAATGCTATTTGTTCACTGATTTGGAGCTTTTGTTGACGAGCAGCCTGTGTTTGTTGGGAATGTCCTCGTATGGACGTATGGTATTTGTCCTAGTTGATTGTGTTCGTGACCGTGATTACTGATCGTCCTGAGTAATCGGATGATGTATGCCGCGGTTCAAGCGAGTCCGACTTTGAAATGTCGTGTAATATGAAATGTTATTGAAATTGCCATCTAACTTATTTATCGGTTTCACAAACGGTTTTGGATTTGCGGGTGAAGAAGTTTTCCCAAACGGCCCCCTTCACGTAATCCAATTTCTTTTTAGAAAGCACGCACGTATTTCAAAAATTGTACAGCAGTGCTCTTTCAAAAATCTTGCTTTTTTAAAACAGAAAATGTTAGTGAGACGTATCTTTTTAGACAGCACGCACATATTTCAAGCTGGGACCGACCGCGGAGGCGCAGCGCTCGGgaattcgcttcagcttataaaccggctgaaaagttgaaatggctgatttgttgtgagaggaaaacactatttggtggctgataagccagctgaataagctgaagcgaacaggccgtggGTTCTGTTTCGGCTGCGAGCCATGCCGGCAGTGGCATTCTGCACCGAGCCCGGAGCCACCGCGGAACGCATCCGGCGCCGTCCCTGGAGCGCACCCGCCGCGTGCGTGACCCGGCCGCGCTCGTGCGCCGCCGCGATGGGATCAGGATCATGGATGAGCGCGCGGCACACCGAAGCGGTTGCGCTGCGACGGGGCACCCCACCAAGCTGGCACGGCGTCGCGTGGTCGCGTGGGGTGCAGCGCAGGCGATTGGAAGAACGAATGCAGCCGGCGGCGACACAGGATCAGTTCATGTCACTGCTGCGCTTCCCGTCAGATTGGCAAATCGCACACTGTTACCTTCTCCTTTTTAAACtgcacatttattttttttaacggtgcctatttcattgtTAAAGAGGGATAGCTACAGCTTCTAACATGTaaaagcaagaaaaaaaaaggctaaaaaaGACTATACAAAGGATGCACGCTAGGAGGCCCGCAAGGCTTTTAGCCCCGGCTGCAATCCACAGGCTCGCCTCACCCTTGATTTTTGCTAAAATTGAAGGTATTGTTGATTCCCAGTGCTGGAAGATCAACTGCAATCCACGAGCTCGCCTCACCCTTGAGttttgctaaaatattttttgctAAAATTGAAGGTACTGTTGATTCCTGATGCTAGAATACCACCTCCTGTTGATTCCCGATGCTGCAATACCACCTCCCAAAATTGAAGGTACTGTTGATTCCCAGTACTGGAAGATTCTTGAGTTCCTTTCCTTCCATACCTCCTAAATTCCCGATGCTGGAATACCACCTCCCAAATTTATTGATTCCCAGTGCTGGAAGATTCTTGAGTTCCTTTCCTTCCATACCTTCCAAATGATCACTAACTTTCCTCCCAAATGATCAGTAGCGTTATACTGCATCTGCATGCCGCCTTTCATGAAATTCCTAACATCGATCATCATTGTGATTCCAAATGATCACTAACTTTCCTCCCAAATGATAAGTAGCGTTATACTGCATCTGCATGCCGCCTTTCGTGAAATTCATGACATCGATCATCATTGTGATGTTAGACCACCACATTCCTCGTACTCTGAGGCCATTCgtaaagggtgtttggatcctcgagctaaactttaattccgtaaagggtgtttggatcctcagGCTAAACTttaattcctatcacatcgtgtcacatcgaatgtatgacatcgaatgtttagatactaattagatactaaaagtattaaacataaactatttacaaaacaaaactcattacacGGATGAagtctaaacggcgagatgaatctattcatTACACGGATGAAgcctaaacagcgagacgaatctattaaagctaattagttcatgatttgacaatgtgctacagtaaccatttgctaacgtACTACCGATGGATTAACTAAGaactaggtttaatagattcgtctcgccgtttatcCTTTatcctccatatgtgtaattagttttagttttataattaattcatatttagtataattaattcatatttagtcctcctattAGCCTCctaatattcaatgtgacacgaACAAAACTTTAGCTCAGGATCCAAACGGCCCCGTACTCTGCACATTTATTCACTATCGATGAACTATGTTACTCTGCACATTTATTCATTATCGATGAACTATGTACATGTAAGAGGCTGAGCAAGCCTCCATTTGCCACGCCAAAGCACACACACCACCGCTTCAGAGAGAGTTCACAGTAGTGATGGTAGGGGGATTACACACCACAAGCAGAGTTTCAGACAAGCTTCTCTCCACAGTGCACAGCACGACACAGTACGAGTAGTAGTAGTTCTATCTGCATGTAGCATCAGTTGTAGTCACTGTACCCACACCACGCCATCACACGAGCATCGATCTGATCCAGTGATTAGCTTGGATGGTCCTCCTCACCCTTCTGCAATCAACCCGACCGAAAAAGACCACAAGCAGATGATCAACACGGATTCCAGAACCCAAGGCAAATTTGGGGGAAAAATCACAAGTAATCAAGCTGGTGGCAAGATCGAAATCCCCGGCGTGTAGGTTACCTTCTTCTCCcctttggcggcggcggccctcttGGCGGCCTCGGCCTTGTCCTTGTCCGCCTTCCTCCTCAGCTTCTCCAGTTTCTCCCGCTCCATCTTCTGCACAATCGATCAACCCAGTTCAGTAAGCACCAACCAAATCTCCCACCATCGCGCTGCTTAACTAGTCAACGAAGCAGCCGTCACCTGTATGTAGACGTTctcggcggcgcgctcctcctcgcTGAGCAACCTGCCGGAGGCCTTGTCGCTGAAGTAGCGCGgcacgcggccgccgccgccgacgccctccATCCTCCTCGCCACGGCCTCCGCAACCGCCGCCCACGCAGGCTGAGGAACAAGAGCTCTCCCAACGCCCACGGCCCTTCTTGTAGCCATCACCCCCCGCCCACGGTCTTTCCTCTTCTTGCCCCGCAAGAACACACACGGCACCACCGCGTCCTCTCTTATTTCTCCCCCAAGAACACGACGACGTCGACACGTTGCCGGTGACTCGCGGATCTGGATCGGCTCGCGCTGTCGATCTATTTCTAGTAGACGCCTTCGCCTTTTCTCCTATTTCTAGGAGAGTCTGTCAGTGTCCGGCCGATGATCCGAACCTGTCAGATTCTCACGTGAGTGAGGATAACTGGATAAGGATGAGCCACGGATAGCGGCGAACACGGTTTCTTGAAACCGCCAGGCGAACAGTAGTATTCCGAGATCTACATTTTCCGATTTCCCCGTTCCTTCCAACGATGGGCTTTTGGGCTCAGCAAAACTGTACTGGGCCCTGCAGCCCCGCTAGACCGACCGACATCATATGTTGTCGTCGGCAGGCGTCCGGTGCTCTCGGCCCAACAAACCGCCTCAACAACCCCATGGGCAGGTGGGCCCCAAGGTGACTCTTTTTTTCTCCTTATAAATGCTGACCATTTTTCTCTGCTTCAGACGGACGACACAAGCAGAAGCAGCCGCAGTCCAAGGCTCAGCGGGGAGGGGGTTGGTGAAGTGGGAACGCACCGAGCGGACGGGAGGATGGCTGCGGCCGGCGGGAGGAAGGTGGCGGTCGCTGCCGTGCAGTTCGCCTGCACCGACGTCGAGGCCGAGAACGTCGCCACCGCCGAGAGGTATGGCCGCCTGCACGCCTGAACCCCTAGTTAATCCCGTTCCTGGACCCTGATTCCGGCCCCAAGGAGCCAAAAATCCTAGCCGTTTAGTTTAATCGCGGTCTCGCAGACGTTGAAGTTTGCTGGAGCTATGATTTCTAATAACATGTTGGTCCTAGTATGTTGGTGGTTTGTTGCCGAGAAGAGAAGGGGTTGATTTGTGATGACTTATGCTGAAATCTGCTTTCGATGCGCACTCCTAGCACCGTATTACTTGATTAGCCCGCGGAAGTATACTTTCAATAACGGTGCCTTAGCTAGTTCCTCTCATTGACATTATAGCCTTGTTTTACCATTACGTATATATCCCATCCTGCTAAACACTTCAGTAGCAGTCTGGACGAGTAATCTAGTCTGATCCCTAGTATCCACTAAATATAATTTGGTTTCGTTTAAGATGGCCTAAACTTTTAAGTACAAAACCACCTCGAAGAAAACTGTAATGATTTTATATCTCAACTGCCCTGTTTTTGCACAATGGATTTCTGTGCCTTCTACCTTTGGATTGGACAATCCTGTCAGCTACTTTATTCTCAACTCCCTGTTCCGTTGCCATTCCTTTTTTTCTCGCAGCTACTTTATTCTTGCAGTGAATTATTGAGGCATCTGCCTTGTTGTTTGGATTCGGCTATGTACCttttcctggtgtccttttagataatgctatgaaaatatacaTTTCTGTGAGTCAAAATTATAAATGCTCTAATACAATGATACTGCTGCCTGTGCTATTGAGAGCTTCTCCAAAATCTGGATGACAATTTGATTCTTATGTTTTCAATCTGTTCATTTTGTGAGGTTCAGCTAACTATGTTACAGGATCTGCTATATTCTAGTATCGCAAAGTGAAACACTTTCCAGTTGCACAAGTATTCTATCTTTGTACTTTGCATGCTGATGACTGCAAAAACATATCCAATTACCGCAGACTTGTTCTCCTCTTCACATTTTTATCACATTTTAGAACTGAAGCTACTGTGTAGAACTGAAGCATACTTTTTTATCACATTTTGGGTAAATCAGCAACATATATGTTTAATGAGTCAATTTTACACCCTTGCAGTGTTTACTCTTTTACCACCTTTCCTGCAAGTCACGTTGTCACTTTCCTGATGGGAATGACTCTATTTTTCAATTTGTAGGCTGCTACAGTTACAGTGCGCTATATTTCATTTGGGTATTCATGTTAGTGAAAGGAAACTataaattccaaaaaaaagagaaactcCGTCTTAACTTTGTTCGCAATTCTATTGCACCTCATGCATCATAACCAAAATATGATTCATCACGCTGACCGGCAGTTCTTTATCTTACTATGTTTCCTGTTACTTCATTTTCATATATGTAGCATATTTGAAGGCATATCTTTATTTGAGTGCATCGTTGGATCACGAAGCTATTAGCTACGAGCTTGCTGGATTCTGTTCGAAATCTTTATTAATGGTTTTGATTTAGAACTCACCATAAGTGTCGGTGGCTTTCATTTACTTTCACTGCCATTCTTGGCTGGATAGTCCATCAGTCAAACTTCACTAGTTTTGGAATTATTTTGGACAGCATCTCGTCCTGTGTGTGCAAAATTCATCAGTTTTAGAAACTTTATTTCCATCAGCATTCCATTCTTGAAACAAATTCTGACTCTGGTAGGAAATTGAAACATGATTGATTAGAGTTGTTTTACTTAAAAATGACAGGAAGTGTATGCTTTGCAATTTGCTCTATCAATCTGTTTATCTTTGTTGAAAAACCTGCAAAACATGGGGACTGATCACTTGTATTACAGGTTGATTAGGGAAGCGCACAAGAAAGGCGCAAAGATTGTACTCATTCAGGTAAATTTATATATGACAAATAAACATATTTAGCTATGAATCAACAATATTTACCTAAATGCTTTTTTCAAAACCTAAAGCAGAAAAATAAAGATATGAGTTCGTGCAGATATTCTTGTTTTTTGTATTACTTAACTTTACAGTTCTCTGTATTCTTGTCCTAGGAATTGTTTGAGGGGCACTATTTCTGTCAAGCTCAAAGGCTGGATTTCTTTCGGCGCGCGAAGCCTTATAAAGGCAACCCAACTATCATAAGGTAGACTTTGTTGATCCTGCCAGCAGTCAATTACTAATGCATTAGTTCAATTTCTTTAACATTAACACTTACACCTTTGTGCCCCCACCCCCCGGGTCCATAGGATGCAACAGCTTGCAAAGGAATTGGAAGTTGTGATACCTGTCAGTTTTTTTGAAGAAGCAAACAATGCCCATTATAATTCGGTGGCCATTATCGATGCCGACGGCACTGATCTTGGCCTCTATCGTAAATCACACATTCCAGATGGACCAGGTAATAAATGTCATTTGTATTTTTCCTGTTCCACTATAGATTGGGTTATCTCATCTAAAGAAGCTACTTCTGTTTGTCAGGTTATCAAGAGAAATTTTATTTCAACCCGGGTGACACTGGCTTTAAGGTAATTGCTTATTGTTCTAGGTTGCACTCCAACTTTATGTGTATATTCCTCGGGAGAAAATATGAATTTATATATTGGAACTGGAAATGTGTTTGTTAACAGAAAAAGTTTACTAAATTTATTTACTGCTATTGATGCAGGCTTTCAAAACCAAGTATGCAACAATAGGTGTTGGTAAGTTATTTGTGTTCTGCAGTGATACTAGTGCTTATTCACTGTACGTTCAGTAGCACTAATAGTAATTAATGTGACATAATCTCACTCATAAGTAATGCCATCATTTGTAAACTTGTAGGGATCTGCTGGGATCAGTGGTTTCCGGAGTGTGCAAGAGCAATGGTGCTTCAGGGGGCTGAAATACTTTTCTATCCGACTGCAATTGGATCTGAACCCCAGGATGGTAACCTGGATTCCCGTGAACATTGGAAGCGTGTCATGCAAGGCCATGCTGGTGCCAATTTGGTACTATTTGTTGTTTTATATAGTTCATAATGCACTACCAACTTCATCGCGGAGTCATGAAGATGTTTCTTTGTTTGCTATTCCTCTAAGTGATACTGGTGAAACTGAGTCTTTTCTCTGATCATGTCATGATCTACCTTGAATTATCCAGGTTCCTCTTGTTGCTTCTAACCGGATAGGCAGAGAAACTGTTGAGACTGAGCATGGCAAGAGCACCATAACCTTCTATGGGAATTCCTTCATTGCAGGTAATCTAGCTTATGTATATCTTTATACTGGAAGATAGAAGAATCAAAGAATTAGAAACATGAGTTTAACTGAAGATATGTGGTTCTCTGCAGGACCAACTGGAGAAATTGTGAAGCTTGCTAACGACAAAGATGAGGAAGTGCTGGTGGCGGAATTTGACTTAGATGAGATAAAGTCAACCAGGCATGGTTGGGGAATATTCAGGGACCGCCGCCCTGAATTATATAAAGTGCTATTGACGCTGGATGGTGAGAAATAATCATACGCTCCACTTTCGTCTGTGCATCTATCCTTGAATAGGACCTGAGCTCCACATCATTGGGAAGGCACAGGCTCCCCGAGTGTTGCCACCACATCAATGTTAGATTTTCCCTATCTTTCCCTGTCCAAAAGTGCTTTGCTTGCATCTGTACAAGCCACCTGTGTGATTGGTGATATTTCACCATTTTCACATTCTGCAAAAATAAATAGTTTGTCATGCAATGCAAGGTTTTGGCTGAAAAAATAGAGATCCAATTATTAATATGTAATCGCATCAATGCTTTCTTGTTACTCTTCAATTTATTCTATTGTAAGTGCTCGGATACTTGAAAAAATGAGAAGAGATCAATACAACGCTGAAGCTGCAGAATCAGCATATTTGATTCCAAATGCCACTCGGCGATCGCTTTAACTGACACCCGTCAGCTAACTTTCACATGTGACCTGTTCCTTTCCCATCAACACTAAGCTCAGGATTCTTGTGAACTCTGTTTTCTGTGTGCCCTAAAGTGCTCTGGTGCACAAAGCTGCAGCACCAGTGCCACGCGTGATGCTTAGTTTCTGTACTTGGTTACATTTTCTTTGATGATCCCTGCCACATAAGTGCTTGGACTGAATCAGCATAGTATTGCAAGCCGTAGCAATGGATTTGATGATTGACGGAAGGGACACAAAACTGAACATAAATTCCGCTATATTTACATCTCTCTGTAAGTGAAaaacacacgcgcgcgcgcacacacccTGGAAGTGTGGAACTTTGTTGGCGAGTGCTGATTAAACCTCAATAATCTAAAACCCTGTTCTATTCGTTCCCTTCCTGCCTTTTCTCTTGCACGATTGCATCTGCTGGTTCTTGATCGTGGCATTGGTGATGATGGACATCTTCtggttcttcctcctccggctggGGCTGCGTGAACTGGAGCTTGAACCGGCCGCCCTCCCGGCGCGCCTGGAGCAGCTCCCGGGACGGTATCCTCAACTCCCGCAGCACCAGGCGGCCGCCCTCGCGGTGAGGCCGGAGGTAGAGCCACGGCTTCCCGCCGGCCCCGATCACCGAAATCGGCGGCGGGAACAGCGCCGGCCTCCCGCTCCTCGCCCTCCCCGGCTCGTCACCGGCGTCGTCGCGGTGCTGCCTCTTGCACGGCATCACGGCCTGCCTGAGttcggcgccggcgtcgtcgccgtTGTTGTTGACGTCATCGGAGAGGTCGCTGAGATCGATGTCGCCGGAGCTCTCGGAGCCGAGGCCCTCGGTGCAGATCCCGAGGTGCCGTGAAAAGAAGGACGGAGGCGCCTTGGACGACGGTcgtggcagcggcggaggaggagggggaggtggcggcagtGCTGCTTCTGTGTCATCATCGAAGTTGATGAGGAACGGGCCCGGTGGTACCTGTGAGGAGGATCtcgccggcgccagcggcggcggcggcggggggccggTCGTCCCCTGGTACCCGTATGCGCACGCGGTCGCGGccatgcgcgcgcgcgtggTGAGGCGAACTCGCTCTCTTCCTTGATGTGGCCGGGCCTGAGCCGTTGGCGTCCAGAGATATAGGAGGGGAGGCGATATGGGAGCCCGGGACTCGTGGCCGCGCCCTGGGACGCCTTGAAGAGGGCGGTGGCCAgtggcggctgctgcggcgccCCTGCGCGCGGGGCAGCGGCCAGCGCGGGGGTGGATGGGCCGGACTCGGGGTTACGATCAGATCAGATCGGGGCGCGCGGTTACGCCTCTCGCCAAGCGATCCCCCTGCTGGATTCCGGGCTGGAAAATCGCGTGCGGGGTCACGGTGATCCACTCGGTTTTGAGCTGTTTTTATCTTTCGGCAACGAACGTTATTACGGCGGATGTGGATCGGGTTCCTGGAGACCGGCAGGGTTTCGCGTGGCTCGCCTTTTGACCGGGCGCCCGCGGCGACGCGGCGTAGCGCAAGCAAATGCCAGTCGATGGCTGCCTGATTTTGCTCGATCTCGTCGTTGCACATGCCGGATTTAATTAGCGAAATCCGCGACCTGCTGGCCAGTTTGGGTTTGGCACCTCATCGTATCGACGGTTTGTATATCTGGGTGAGAGAGGTACGGAGCGAGGAAGGAAAGACGGATCGGGATTCAACATGGCAAGCAACTGACGAGTGGGGGAAGTGATGGTTCGATTCCTGATCCGAGGAATGGAGCTGATCGATGTGGGGCGCGGGTGGATAAAAATGGTCCGGCTAGGGGTTTTGCACCCACAGTTACCGTAGTGCTGTTGTAAAGGGAAATGCTTTCCCATGCAGCTCGCTAGCCCTTGACTTGATTGATAAGTGAACCAACTACCCAGATGATCGAGCCAATTGATCTTCTGGTTAGAACACGGTCATACAGAGGGATTGTACGATATAGCAGGAAAACATCTCATTTAAGCAATTGTGGCTGCTGgtatttcattttatattttcaTTCATACTCAATGCTGTGTATTTTCATACAAGGGGATACCCTCTACTAGAAACTCGGATGCTCAGGCACGCACATACTTTCAGCAATGATGGATCGATCCCTTGTTGGAACTTCCTGCAGAGGAGGTTCACAAGGCACAGAACGCCATCCACGGGCGGACCTTTTGCCGCTCTACCTTAGCCAATGGCAACCGACGAAGCACTGACCCGGCAACGCAGACCAATTATTGTATGTCTCCATCGACCCCTTCCAATTAATTTCGGATCTTCTGTACACCAGAGTCAGAGCTCACCTTCGCCAATTACAAGTACTTTGACAACGAAGGAGGTGACTGTGATTGGGCAGAAGCTATCTACCGACCGATGGCACCTTTCAGTTTCATGTGAAATGGGGAGAAACATGAAAATGAGTCTCATGAGCTGTTTATTTGATGCACAACTGAATTAGACAAACCTCTAAAGAACACGTTTGTACTTGTAATGTGttttcaaaaaagaagatcTAAAAATTTAGAGCATATACAGAAAAATAGAGAGCTACTACTTTCCCAGGAAACATCTTGAGCAGCCAACATCTAGAAAATTATCAAGGTAGTTGTGCTCAATTTCAGCATTAATCTACTATTTACATGCTACTTTTGACGATGGATGATGTACTAGTTACACATGTTTAGACAAAAGATGCACCATACATGCCCTTAAATTGCCTAGAATGATAATCTTGTAAATTTAGTTATCTAATTGTGTAACTTGGTTAACTGATATACAGAAAAGGGAATCAAAAGAATCCAAATCATATAGAGAGAAGTTAACATAATGTCACTGATccaaaaaagataaaaatgtATCCATACAGAGAGGCATGCAATTTACAGACACATGGATAAAAACAAAAGCAAATGGACAGATCAGAGAAATGACACAAAAAAGTAGTTCCTACCTGAGTTCTCCCTCCCAGAAATCCTCAGCTCCTCTACATACAAGTATAGCAGTGATAAAAGCATATTGAGTCCATACCTTGTTAGCCAAGGCCATGGCAAGCAAAAGCACAGGCAGGCATACCTTGTATAGCAACCATTTATGTAAAAACTACATAAGCATGGAAATTACCAAGTACTTCATAAGTAAAAAAAGTACACACTtatattaaattatttttcttcaTTCAAAATCACAAAAATAAATGATATTTCACCTAATTAGAACAGAAATAGCTTCATACTTTCTTAGTCATAGCCAAATCTGAGATACGCAAGCAGATATTGTCCAGTCAGTAGGTTGGGGCGCTTAACAAGTATGACTTACATTTTAAATGAAATAAATCTTGAGAGTTGTTACTCACGAAATGGAGGCAAAGGAACAGAACATAACTTTTCTCAGAAACAAAGGTAAGATGTATAGCCAACCCCAAATTTGTGACCTGCTTGATTCATGCCCCCAACACAAAATTTTAGCTCGACTCCCTGGGAAGTAAAACAAACAGGCCCATCGACAAAATGTtctgacaagaactcgaaactgtATGTATCTGGCATAAACTTGAAATAAAGGAAAGATCAAAGATAATTTCTGTATCACACTAGACACAAATTAATCTGAACTCTTAACATTCACATGCACGAATCAGTCTAGCCTATATTGTTAAATGTACTCGTGAAACAACATTTACACTCACATCTTCAGAAATGGGCGTGATATGATCACAAGAATTTGCAAATGTTCATGCTCATAGGCTGCAACAATGTGCACAGGTGATGTATAATAAACTAGCAGCCTCACCTCCCTTCCTCATCGTCTATTGATCTATCTTTCACTATCCATCCTCTTACACAGAGCAACATCTAGTGGGAAGGCTGACAGTAGACGCTTCTCCCCACTTGCTTCACTTGAAACTGCTCAAGTACTACAAAGAAGGGATGTCCTACAGGCAGGAACTACAGACAAATGATGTGGTGTTCTAAAAAGAACAAAAGATTTAGGAGTGCCATATCATAATCTTTACAGGAGCAAAAGTATTTTCAGGGTAGCAGTTTGGTGCTTCCCTCCTAAAATTGGTTGAGACCCTAAAGAACAGGAGAAGGCATTTGCACCCTATGGACAACATCATCCTCTGTGATTGCTAGTAACAACTGCAAAAAAAttctgaaaggaaaaaaaaatcaccgctGCAAAAGGTGAATGAACTGGACTAACCTGACCTATAATCCCCAATTTAACACAACCTGACCTAGAATCAGACATAGTCTGCCCTAAAATCCCCAAATCGAACACCTACAAACCACAGATTCAACCTAATAGGCCACAGATCAGGCACAAACCGAAGAGTTCGACAAATCGAACACCAATGGGCCACAAATCGAACCATGAACAACAAAAATTCCAACGAATCCAAGGGGAAAAAACACCATGCAGCAGGACGAGATGGAGATGAACTACCTGGTCTGCTCTGTTT contains:
- the LOC101782181 gene encoding N-carbamoylputrescine amidase; translation: MAAAGGRKVAVAAVQFACTDVEAENVATAERLIREAHKKGAKIVLIQELFEGHYFCQAQRLDFFRRAKPYKGNPTIIRMQQLAKELEVVIPVSFFEEANNAHYNSVAIIDADGTDLGLYRKSHIPDGPGYQEKFYFNPGDTGFKAFKTKYATIGVGICWDQWFPECARAMVLQGAEILFYPTAIGSEPQDGNLDSREHWKRVMQGHAGANLVPLVASNRIGRETVETEHGKSTITFYGNSFIAGPTGEIVKLANDKDEEVLVAEFDLDEIKSTRHGWGIFRDRRPELYKVLLTLDGEK
- the LOC101781515 gene encoding uncharacterized protein At2g27730, mitochondrial, producing MATRRAVGVGRALVPQPAWAAVAEAVARRMEGVGGGGRVPRYFSDKASGRLLSEEERAAENVYIQKMEREKLEKLRRKADKDKAEAAKRAAAAKGEKKKGEEDHPS